A portion of the Stigmatella aurantiaca DW4/3-1 genome contains these proteins:
- a CDS encoding myxosortase-dependent phytase-like phosphatase, translating to MRIPRLLKLLVALGGLPVAAQPVEVSPVRETQAVNGVSGGSPEGALWRDGTFPDRSLFITADPTLGVVTYQLDGGEREVINSSGVAYAVDVIDGFPLAGGTTPLIVVANGTSRSLTAYVVDPTQLVLRPVDASALRLPNFDPRTVNLYRSSASGKVYAFTANPGGTLQQLELTPYEDGGIGGESVRSFEVGGSISGVVVDAEQRALYVSVPDTGIWRFPAEPTDTSPGTIAVGVGGTNPPAGLGLYTVNAQDGYLLATSGGSDEIAVYDRQPPYSQVGSFTVSETNTTDRVDRPLYVEVSSLPLGNSFPQGFVAVHDAINSPSQNYKFVSWADVSKAFSPPLRVRGAPENPDGGSPDGGDGGSPDGSTGVGPGGGGRPVDDGCGCSSASMPGMALLALVGLAWGGRRRRPGH from the coding sequence ATGCGTATTCCGAGACTCCTCAAGTTGCTCGTGGCTCTGGGAGGGCTGCCCGTTGCGGCCCAGCCGGTGGAGGTTTCCCCCGTGCGCGAGACGCAGGCGGTGAATGGCGTGAGCGGGGGCAGCCCCGAGGGCGCGTTGTGGCGGGACGGCACCTTTCCGGATCGAAGCCTGTTCATCACCGCGGATCCCACGCTGGGGGTGGTCACCTACCAGTTGGATGGGGGCGAGCGGGAGGTGATCAACAGCTCGGGCGTGGCGTACGCGGTCGATGTCATCGATGGGTTTCCCCTGGCCGGGGGCACCACCCCGCTGATCGTGGTCGCCAATGGGACGAGCCGGTCCTTGACCGCGTATGTGGTGGATCCCACGCAGCTGGTCCTCCGCCCGGTCGATGCGAGCGCTTTGCGCCTGCCGAACTTCGATCCGCGCACGGTCAACCTGTACCGCAGCAGCGCCTCCGGGAAGGTCTATGCCTTCACGGCCAATCCCGGAGGCACCCTGCAGCAGTTGGAGCTGACCCCTTACGAGGATGGGGGCATCGGCGGGGAGTCGGTGCGCAGCTTCGAGGTGGGTGGGAGCATCAGCGGGGTGGTGGTGGACGCGGAGCAACGGGCGCTTTACGTCTCCGTGCCCGACACGGGCATCTGGCGCTTTCCCGCGGAGCCCACCGACACCAGTCCGGGGACCATCGCGGTGGGGGTGGGCGGCACCAATCCTCCCGCCGGGCTGGGGCTCTACACCGTGAATGCGCAGGACGGCTACCTGTTGGCCACCTCGGGGGGGAGCGACGAGATCGCCGTCTATGACCGCCAGCCGCCCTACAGCCAGGTGGGGAGCTTCACGGTGTCGGAGACCAACACCACGGACCGGGTGGATCGGCCGCTCTACGTGGAGGTCTCGTCCCTGCCGCTGGGAAACAGCTTTCCCCAGGGCTTTGTCGCCGTGCACGACGCCATCAACTCGCCCAGTCAGAACTACAAGTTCGTTTCCTGGGCGGACGTCTCCAAGGCCTTCTCGCCGCCGCTTCGGGTCCGGGGGGCCCCGGAGAACCCCGATGGGGGCTCTCCGGACGGGGGGGATGGGGGGAGTCCGGACGGCTCGACCGGGGTGGGCCCCGGGGGCGGGGGACGGCCCGTGGACGACGGGTGCGGCTGCTCCTCGGCCTCCATGCCGGGCATGGCCCTTCTCGCGCTCGTGGGACTGGCCTGGGGAGGCCGCCGCCGCCGCCCGGGGCACTGA
- the gmd gene encoding GDP-mannose 4,6-dehydratase has protein sequence MTKKRALITGITGQDGSYLADLLLTKGYEVHGMVRRSSEEKFERIAHLQGKIALHQGDLLDQFSLAALLSSIQPDEVYNLAAQSFVPTSWSQPVLTGEFTALGATKMLEAIRHTRPQVRFYQASSSEMFGKVREVPQNEDTPFYPRSPYGVAKAYGHFITVNYRESFNLFAVSGILFNHESPRRGLEFVTRKVTHSAARIKMGLQEQLALGNLDAKRDWGFAGDYVDAMWRMLQQETPDDFVIATNETHTVRELVEIAFARVGLDWQKYVVINPAFVRPAEVDLLIGDYAKAKRKLGWEPTVRFQQLVEMMVDADLERLRAGGR, from the coding sequence ATGACCAAAAAACGCGCGCTCATCACCGGCATCACCGGGCAGGACGGCAGCTATCTGGCGGATCTGCTCCTGACCAAGGGCTATGAGGTCCACGGCATGGTCCGGCGCTCGTCGGAGGAGAAGTTCGAGCGGATCGCCCACCTCCAGGGAAAGATCGCCCTGCACCAGGGGGATTTGCTGGATCAGTTCTCGCTGGCGGCGCTGCTGTCCTCCATCCAGCCGGACGAGGTGTACAACCTGGCGGCCCAGTCCTTCGTGCCCACGAGCTGGAGCCAACCGGTGCTCACCGGCGAGTTCACCGCGCTGGGCGCCACGAAGATGCTGGAGGCCATCCGGCACACCCGGCCCCAGGTGCGCTTCTACCAGGCCTCCTCCAGCGAGATGTTCGGCAAGGTGCGCGAAGTGCCTCAGAACGAGGACACCCCCTTCTACCCGCGCAGCCCTTATGGCGTGGCCAAGGCGTACGGCCACTTCATCACGGTGAACTACCGCGAGTCCTTCAACCTGTTCGCGGTGAGCGGCATCCTCTTCAACCACGAGTCGCCACGGCGCGGGCTGGAGTTCGTCACCCGGAAAGTCACCCACTCGGCGGCGCGCATCAAGATGGGGCTCCAGGAGCAGTTGGCGCTGGGCAACCTCGACGCCAAGCGCGACTGGGGCTTCGCCGGAGACTACGTCGACGCCATGTGGCGCATGCTCCAGCAGGAAACTCCGGATGACTTCGTCATCGCCACCAACGAGACGCACACCGTGCGGGAGTTGGTGGAGATCGCCTTCGCGCGGGTGGGCCTGGACTGGCAGAAGTACGTGGTCATCAACCCGGCGTTCGTCCGCCCGGCCGAGGTGGATCTGCTCATTGGCGACTATGCCAAGGCCAAGCGCAAGCTGGGCTGGGAGCCGACGGTGCGCTTCCAGCAGCTCGTGGAGATGATGGTGGACGCGGACCTCGAGCGCCTCC